One genomic segment of Paenibacillus sp. FSL H8-0332 includes these proteins:
- a CDS encoding response regulator transcription factor — translation MNPICKVLIVDDEILVRQGIKYVLDWEQEGFQIVGEAANGREALNSLQTLQPHIIITDIVMPVMDGEELTRLVKRDYPATEVIVLSSFSEFHYVRSTFQHGVADYILKPKLEAGALLQVLKKTRERIPELSGGGPQAETAAQPLDTLLGRMLAGYRLPPESEADVKRQLPHKGFALLGWETLQPVPGGEALNRSSGNAAMNNSALSLSGNHAAISSNARTAYETASVTVTTTITGELDRRVPGLKQCVIPVAEPSGTTFMLINLEEAHGPQLLEAVHQLADTLAGQEVELRLTLSRTFSSLGELAAVQQENNERLQQCRFFRPEQTLLIQPERPDQETALPKFNLTPFTEQLKRQQLTEAFGDLHQHVDALSRQNDGDVYQFKSFLGNIIFNITNQFSHLQELEEGKYGLFRAIDEADTAEQAIRILDDYLSRIMKLTSSAAPAPGGNASMTKLLQYIEEHYAEPLTLTELARHFHFNPSYLSSLFTTYNHEGFKEHLNTVRTGKAAELLRAGEAPIAEISSMVGYGDHSYFCKVFKKYNGLSPSGYRRQHYGQE, via the coding sequence ATGAATCCAATATGCAAGGTGCTGATTGTGGACGATGAAATCCTGGTCCGGCAAGGGATTAAATATGTGCTGGACTGGGAACAGGAAGGATTTCAGATTGTGGGTGAAGCGGCCAACGGGCGGGAAGCGCTGAATTCGCTGCAGACCCTGCAGCCGCATATCATCATTACGGATATTGTCATGCCGGTGATGGATGGCGAGGAGTTAACCCGGCTGGTGAAGCGCGATTATCCGGCTACCGAGGTGATTGTGTTAAGCAGCTTCAGCGAGTTCCATTATGTGCGCTCGACGTTCCAGCATGGGGTGGCGGACTATATTCTGAAGCCGAAGCTGGAAGCCGGAGCCTTATTGCAGGTGTTAAAAAAGACCCGGGAACGCATCCCGGAACTCAGCGGCGGGGGACCGCAGGCGGAGACGGCAGCGCAGCCGCTGGATACCCTGCTCGGCCGGATGCTGGCCGGTTACCGGCTGCCGCCGGAGAGCGAAGCGGATGTGAAGCGGCAGCTGCCGCATAAGGGCTTCGCGCTGCTGGGCTGGGAGACCCTACAGCCGGTACCGGGCGGCGAAGCCCTTAACCGTAGCTCCGGTAACGCTGCCATGAACAATAGCGCCCTTAGCCTTAGCGGCAATCATGCGGCCATAAGCAGCAACGCCCGCACTGCATATGAGACGGCATCTGTCACCGTCACCACCACAATTACCGGAGAACTGGACCGGAGAGTTCCGGGACTTAAGCAGTGCGTTATTCCAGTCGCAGAGCCTTCGGGCACTACGTTCATGCTGATCAATCTGGAGGAAGCCCATGGGCCGCAGCTGCTGGAGGCTGTACACCAGTTAGCCGATACACTTGCCGGGCAGGAGGTGGAGCTGCGGCTGACGCTGAGCCGGACATTCAGTTCGCTGGGCGAACTGGCGGCCGTCCAGCAGGAGAACAATGAGAGACTACAGCAGTGCCGGTTTTTCCGGCCGGAGCAGACCCTGTTAATCCAGCCGGAACGTCCAGATCAGGAGACTGCGCTGCCCAAGTTCAACCTGACGCCCTTCACAGAACAACTGAAACGGCAGCAGCTGACGGAAGCGTTCGGTGACCTGCACCAGCATGTGGATGCGCTCAGCCGCCAGAATGACGGGGATGTGTATCAGTTCAAGTCCTTCCTGGGCAATATTATCTTCAATATTACGAATCAGTTCAGCCATCTGCAGGAGCTGGAGGAGGGGAAATACGGCCTGTTCCGGGCCATTGATGAAGCGGATACTGCCGAGCAGGCCATACGGATTCTGGATGATTACTTGAGCCGGATCATGAAGCTGACTTCATCGGCAGCGCCTGCACCGGGCGGCAATGCCAGTATGACGAAGCTGCTTCAGTACATAGAGGAGCATTATGCAGAGCCGTTAACCCTTACGGAGCTGGCCCGTCATTTTCATTTCAACCCTTCGTATCTGTCGAGCCTGTTCACGACCTACAATCACGAGGGCTTCAAGGAGCATCTCAACACGGTCCGCACGGGTAAGGCGGCAGAGCTGCTGCGGGCCGGGGAGGCACCCATAGCGGAGATTAGCAGTATGGTCGGATACGGGGACCACAGTTATTTTTGCAAAGTGTTCAAGAAATACAACGGCTTGTCCCCGAGCGGCTACCGGCGTCAGCATTACGGGCAGGAGTAG
- a CDS encoding sensor histidine kinase, translating into MRRYWERFKFHSLFIKIFIVMLISIIAVAIASSWTTVRMSEKLFMNTFSITNSKVISQIKASFEAFHYSIVTATNNTQLSGTIRSFLSEEDSDSLRMLRTYYNMTTQMKKIQSTLDAYQVGIKIMGKNGRSYSTNTNNLLMSDRELQQHELTRNTLAEPKRLMYQFYEETVQNSPQKEAVIVGSKALMDRTTGDIYGTLFFTIHEKDFRSFYGSFVSTGNDVVILNKQGMIVSSNRSDLMGQQAGDLLQVASEIEEQELAYQNIDFQGTDSILIADYLPSYDFYIVNLIDKQTALGQMVNGKMVVLFCSAIVAVALIVVFLIFRRLTRSLTLLTRQMSKITERNFHNYITVTGSFEFQELGHAYNYMLDELNEYVEKLVETQKEQRNAELAALQHQINPHFLYNTLASVNFLVQQGSQEKAVHTIHALISMLQNALSDVSESITVTQELENLKSYVFINHVRYGERIRVNFFVSPDCMDCHLPKLIIQPFIENAFFHAFTRKSGGYIHILISQDAGSLLCEVVDNGDGMDTGAADLPMSSLAGKRQLFTGIGIKNVHDRLVLMYGEEYGVTIKSAPGEGTAIRIRLPLMKK; encoded by the coding sequence ATGCGCAGATACTGGGAGCGGTTCAAATTTCACAGCCTGTTCATCAAAATCTTCATCGTCATGCTGATCAGCATCATCGCCGTGGCCATCGCTTCCTCCTGGACGACCGTCCGCATGTCGGAGAAGCTGTTCATGAATACCTTCAGCATTACGAATTCCAAGGTCATCAGCCAGATTAAGGCGAGCTTTGAAGCTTTTCATTATTCGATTGTTACGGCTACCAATAATACCCAGCTAAGCGGCACGATTCGTTCCTTCCTGTCTGAGGAGGACTCAGACTCCCTGCGGATGCTGCGGACCTATTACAATATGACCACGCAGATGAAGAAGATTCAGTCCACTCTCGATGCCTACCAGGTCGGGATCAAAATCATGGGCAAAAACGGCCGCAGCTACTCCACCAATACGAACAATCTGCTAATGAGTGACCGGGAGCTGCAGCAGCACGAGCTGACACGGAATACGCTGGCTGAACCGAAACGGCTGATGTACCAGTTCTATGAGGAGACGGTGCAGAATTCGCCGCAGAAGGAAGCGGTGATCGTAGGCAGCAAAGCACTGATGGACCGGACGACCGGCGATATTTACGGAACGCTGTTTTTTACCATTCATGAAAAGGATTTCCGCTCCTTCTACGGGAGCTTTGTCAGTACCGGGAACGATGTGGTGATCCTCAATAAGCAGGGGATGATTGTGTCCAGCAACCGCAGTGATCTGATGGGCCAGCAGGCGGGGGATCTATTGCAGGTGGCGAGTGAGATTGAGGAGCAGGAGCTTGCGTACCAGAACATTGATTTCCAAGGCACTGATTCGATTCTGATTGCGGATTACCTGCCGTCTTACGATTTCTATATTGTGAACCTGATCGATAAGCAGACGGCGCTCGGCCAGATGGTCAACGGTAAAATGGTCGTACTCTTCTGCTCAGCCATCGTGGCCGTGGCCCTGATCGTGGTGTTCCTGATTTTCAGAAGGCTAACCCGGTCGCTCACACTGCTTACCCGGCAGATGTCCAAGATCACCGAGCGTAACTTCCACAATTACATTACGGTTACGGGGAGCTTTGAATTTCAGGAGCTGGGGCATGCCTATAACTATATGCTGGACGAGCTGAATGAATATGTCGAGAAGCTGGTGGAGACGCAGAAGGAGCAGCGGAATGCCGAGCTTGCGGCCTTGCAGCATCAGATTAACCCGCATTTTCTGTACAATACGCTGGCTTCGGTCAACTTCCTGGTGCAGCAGGGCAGTCAGGAGAAGGCGGTGCATACGATTCATGCCCTGATCTCGATGCTGCAGAATGCGCTGAGCGATGTCAGTGAGAGTATCACGGTGACGCAGGAGCTGGAGAATCTGAAATCCTATGTGTTCATCAACCATGTGCGGTACGGCGAACGGATCAGGGTGAATTTCTTCGTCTCCCCGGATTGTATGGACTGTCATCTGCCGAAGCTGATTATTCAGCCGTTCATTGAGAATGCCTTCTTCCATGCGTTTACGCGCAAAAGCGGCGGATATATCCATATCCTCATCTCCCAGGATGCCGGATCTCTGCTCTGTGAAGTGGTGGATAACGGGGATGGAATGGATACCGGAGCGGCTGATCTGCCTATGTCGAGCCTTGCGGGGAAGCGCCAGCTGTTCACTGGAATCGGCATCAAAAATGTGCATGACCGGCTGGTGCTGATGTACGGCGAAGAATATGGAGTCACCATTAAGAGTGCGCCGGGGGAGGGGACTGCGATCCGAATCCGCCTGCCGCTGATGAAGAAGTGA
- a CDS encoding extracellular solute-binding protein has translation MKKGFALVLICLLLLTACSSNSGSKNSGNTAADTGKTENTAATEPAQAKEITIWAWDPAFNIAALEVAKAEYAKTNPDVKINIVEYAQADIIQKLNTGLNSGTTKGLPNIVLIEDYRSQSFLQSYKDSFYDLSSSIKGTDFADYKSGPTSLDGKQYGIPFDSGVTGLYLRTDYLEQAGYKLADLQDIDWKKYIEIGKAVKDKTGKALITLDPNDLGLIRVMIQSAGEWYLKEDGKTPNIAGNAPLKEAFETYKELTESNVAKVHADWSQFVAALNSGDVASVPTGNWITPSITAEASQSGKWGIAPLPKLTVNKSVHASNLGGSSWYVMNVDGKETAADFMAKTFGSNVEMYQKLLTDIGVIGTFKAAAGGEAYSQANEFFSGQKIVSDFAAWTEQIPSVNYGINTYAIEDILIVEMQNYLNGKDIDSVLSDAQAQAESQIK, from the coding sequence ATGAAAAAAGGATTTGCGTTAGTCCTGATTTGCCTGTTACTGCTTACGGCCTGCAGCTCGAACTCCGGGTCCAAGAATTCCGGCAATACTGCTGCGGATACGGGAAAGACAGAGAATACAGCAGCTACAGAGCCTGCACAGGCGAAGGAAATTACGATTTGGGCTTGGGACCCTGCATTCAACATCGCCGCGCTGGAAGTGGCCAAAGCAGAATATGCCAAGACGAACCCTGACGTAAAAATTAATATTGTGGAATATGCACAGGCGGATATCATCCAGAAGCTGAACACGGGGCTGAACTCCGGAACCACCAAAGGTCTGCCGAATATCGTGCTGATTGAAGACTACCGTTCCCAGAGCTTCCTGCAATCGTACAAGGATTCCTTCTACGATCTGAGCAGCTCGATTAAGGGCACCGACTTCGCGGATTACAAAAGCGGTCCTACCAGCCTGGACGGCAAGCAGTACGGGATTCCTTTTGACTCCGGCGTTACCGGCCTCTATCTCAGAACCGACTATCTGGAGCAGGCAGGCTACAAGCTGGCCGATCTGCAGGATATCGACTGGAAGAAATATATTGAAATCGGCAAAGCCGTGAAGGACAAAACCGGCAAAGCGCTGATTACACTGGACCCGAACGACCTCGGACTGATCCGGGTGATGATTCAATCCGCGGGCGAGTGGTACCTGAAGGAAGACGGTAAGACGCCTAATATTGCGGGAAATGCACCGCTTAAGGAAGCTTTTGAAACCTATAAGGAGCTGACCGAATCAAACGTAGCCAAGGTGCATGCAGACTGGAGCCAGTTCGTAGCCGCCCTGAACAGCGGCGATGTAGCATCCGTGCCGACAGGCAACTGGATCACCCCTTCGATTACGGCTGAAGCGTCACAATCCGGCAAGTGGGGCATCGCACCGCTTCCCAAGCTGACTGTGAACAAATCCGTTCATGCCTCGAACCTGGGCGGAAGCTCCTGGTATGTCATGAATGTGGATGGTAAGGAGACGGCAGCAGACTTCATGGCCAAGACCTTCGGCTCGAATGTGGAAATGTACCAGAAGCTGCTCACGGATATCGGTGTCATTGGCACCTTCAAAGCGGCTGCGGGCGGAGAAGCTTACAGCCAGGCCAATGAATTCTTCAGCGGCCAGAAGATTGTATCGGATTTCGCCGCCTGGACGGAGCAGATCCCAAGCGTTAATTACGGAATTAACACTTATGCAATTGAAGACATCCTGATTGTAGAGATGCAGAATTATCTGAACGGCAAGGATATTGACAGCGTGCTGAGCGATGCCCAGGCCCAGGCCGAGTCACAGATTAAATAG